The Microbacterium phyllosphaerae region GTTCTACGGCGGACGCTGCCACTTCGTCGATCGCGCGGAGGACATGTCGCCCGAGGCGCAGCGCCTGGCCTCCGAGTGCCACGGGCACTACCTCGACCAGTTCACCTACGCCGAGCGCGCGACCGACTGGCGGGGCAACAACAACATCGCCGAGAGCGTGTTCAGCCAGCTGTCGCAGGAGCGGCATCCGATCCCCCGCTGGATCGTGGTCGGCGCGGGCACAGGCGGCACGAGCGCCACCTTCGGCCGGTACGTGAAGTACCGCCGCCACGCGACCCAGATCGCGGTCGTCGACCCCGAGGGCTCGGCCTTCTACGACGGATGGGCCGGCACCGTCGACCCGCCCGCCGGTCGACCGAGCCGCATCGAGGGCATCGGCCGACCGCGTGTCGAGGCCTCGTTCGTGCCGACGGTGATCGACGAGATGATCCGCGTACCGGACGCGGGCTCGATCGCCGCGATCCGGATGCTGCGCGAACGCACCCTGCACCTCGCCGGCGGCTCGACCGGCACCAACCTCTACGGCGCCTTCCAGCTCATCGCGCGCATGCGCGCGGCGGGCGAGAGCGGCAGCATCGTCACGCTCATCTGCGACAGCGGCATCCGCTACGCCGGCACGTACTTCAACGACGAGTGGGTCGCGGAGCAGGGCTGGGACCTCGCCCCGCACCGCGCCCGCCTCGACCACCTCCTCGAGACGGGCGTCTGGGTCGACTGACCGCGCGGATGTCTCCGACGCCGCCCGAGGTCACCGCCCCGAAGCACCGCCGTCACGCGGTGACGTAACCGCCCGAAGAGCTGTCGCCGCTGAGGCGATAGAGCGGGGCGATCCCCCTCCCGCCCGCACGGCTCCACACGCGTGCCGACCTCGTCCGCTCAGCATCCGCGTCTCCGTATTCGAGCACCAGCGCGGCCGGTATCCGACCTTCTGCGCACTCGACGACGACGAAGCTCGGGCGCCCGAGTCCACCTGATTCCAGGCGCCCCATGACCCGCGACGGGTCGGTGATGCGGGGCGGCGTCGAGAGCAGATCCGACTCGGTGATGTGCTGCACCGCGGGATCCGTGCCGAGTGCTGCGACCGGGAGCTGAACCATCGAAGCGATCGTCATTCAGATCACGCTCACGGACGCGTCATGCGTCGTCGGCCGTTCCTGCAAGGCCGCAGCCCATGCCTTCGTATCAGCGAGGTCGTGCTCATCGAGATAGGCCCGGACGACGTCGTGGACGAGGCGGATCTGCGCTTCGGATCCCATCGCCGCCTGCATCATGTCGACCGCCGGCGCCGGCGCTCCGTCGATGCGCTCGAGCGCTTCGCGAACGATGCGCTCGCGCCCCTCGCGCCCCATCGAGCGATCCATCGGCAGTGATCGGCTATCTTTGGCGTGTTCGTGACTCATGTGAGCCTCCTCAGTCAGGGGTGGTGGTGCTTCACGGACAGTGGTGCCGGGGCTGCAACCCCGGCACCACGTTGTTCACCCAGCGTACCTTGTTTTGAATGATTCAAAAGAACCCCGGGTCGCGCCGACCTCCGAACGCGCCCTACGCTGGCCGCATGACTACTCTCATCCTCACTGTCGCGGGTGCTGATCGCCCCGGTCTCGTCGCCGCCGTCGCCGATGTCGTCGATGCCCACGGCGGCAACTGGGAGAACAGCTCGCTCGCAGAGCTCGCCGGGACCTTCGCCGGAGTGATCGAGGTGTCGGTCTCCTCCGAGCACTCGGAGGGGCTGCAGGCCGCATTGCGCGAGCTCCAGGGCCAGGGGCTTCTGACGCTGGCCGTGCTCACGGGCGCTCCCGCGATCGACGCCGATGACCAGGTGCTCGAGATCAGCGTGCTCGGCAACGACCGCTCCGGCATCGTCAGGGAGGTGTCGAACGTGCTGAACGCGCACGAGCTCAGCATCGAAGAGCTGGCGACCGAGACACGGGATGCCGCGATGGCCGGCGGCCGCCTGTTCGAGGCATCCGTGATCGCACGCGTTCCGGCATCCGTCGACCTCGACGCACTCCGTCGCGACCTCGAGCGCATCGCCACCGAGATCCAGGTCGACATCACCCTCGCCTGACCCGTCACCCCATGACCGACGACATCAGCCTCTCGATCGCGGACCACCTCACGCCGGGCGACCTCCAGCGCATCGAGGCGCTTCTTCCGCAGCTCTCGCGGACCGCCGGATTCGACTCGGAGCGGATGCTCGCGCTGATCGATTCGCCGAATGCAGACCTCTTCCTCGCGCGGGAATCGGGTCGGATCCTGGGAATGGCGACGCTCACCACCGCTCCTCTCGTGAGCGGTTGGCACGCCACCATCGAAGACGTCGTCGTCGTCGAGGATGCCCGCGGGCGAGGAATCGCACGACTGCTGCTCGAGGCCATCATCGACGAGACCGGGCGGCGGGGCATCCCGACACTCGACCTGACGTCGCGTCCGTCGCGGGAATCGGCGCTGCGCCTCTACGAGTCGGTCGGGTTCGTGCGCCGCGACACGAATGTCCTGCGCTTCGCTCCGCGATCGGACTGACAGCCGTCCCGATCGGCGGACCACGCCCGTGTACCGCGCCCGATCAGCGGACCTCGCCCCGATCACCAGACGGATCGGCGGGATCGGTCCGCGTATCGGGTCAAGGTCCGCAGATCGGGACCAGTCCCACCGCAGTTCGGTCCGCAGATCGGGTCAGGGTCCGCAGACCGGGACCAGTCTCACCACAGTTCGGTCCGCAGATCGGGTCAGGGTCCGCAGATCCGGACCAGTCCCACCGCAGATCGGTCCGCGTAACGGGTCAGGGTCCGCAGATCCGGACCAGCATCGACTCACTCAGCCGTCGGCGCAGCCACAGGCGCCGGCGCATCCGTGTCGGTGTACCGCCGCACCCAGTACTCGGTCTGGGCGACATGAGCGGATGCTGCAGCCGAGGCCGCGACCGGATCCGCCGCCGCGAGTCCGCGGAGGATCGCGCGGTGACCGGCATCCGAATGGAGTTTGAGTTCGGCGGCATCGCCGGCATCCGGGATCCGATAGGCGCGCGACCGCGAGCGCAGTACGTCGATGAGGCTCGTGAGGGCGTCGTTGCCCGCGACCTCCGAGATCGTCATGTGGAAGGCGTGGTCGAGCCGCGAATGATCCTCGAAGTCGTCGCTGGCCTCGATCTCGTCAAGAACGCCACTGAGCTCCTCGATCGTCGCCGCGTCGATACGCGCTGCGGCGAGGGCGGCCGCGTGCGGTTCGAGCACGCGACGCAGCTCGGTGAGTTCGAGCACCCCCGCCATGGGCAGCAGCCCGACCGTGAGCGACAGGCTGCCGATCAGGTCGGCGGCGCGCAGTTCGCTGACATAGCTGCCCGAGCCGTGCCTCGTGTCGAGAACGCCGAGCGCGGCCAGCATGCGGATGGCCTCTCGCAGCGACCCGCGTGAGACGCCGAGCGTCTCGCACAGCTCGCCCTCGCTCGGCAGACGATCACCGGGGCGCAGGGCACCGTCGGCGATCAGCGTGCGCAGCCCGTGAAGAGCCGTGTCCAATGCGCTCATGGTCATCCTCCTGACACCGCCCGATCCCCCTGCGAGTCTGTCGGATGCAGGGCCCTCATCAAATTCGTATGACAACTATGTTTCATCCTCACCTTTTCGTAGCCATTTCGGAAGCCGTGTGGCAAAGTTGTGCAACAACTCCCCCTGACGCACCGACGAGGACCGATGCCCGCACCAGCCTTCCCCGCACCGCTCACGCTGAACTCCGGCATGCGAGCCCGTGATGCGTGGCCCCTCGACCCCGACGTGATCCACCTGAACCACGGGTCCTTCGGGGCGGTGCCCACCGCCGTCGTCGAACAGCAGGATGCTCTGCGCCGCCGCGCCGACCTCAGCCCCGTCGAGTGGTTCCCCCGCATCGCCGAGCGGGTGCAGCAGGCCCGCGAGCGCACCGCTCCGTTCGTGGGCGCCTACGCCGAAGACAGCGTCTTCGTGCCCAACGCCTCGGCTGCAGCCACCGTGGTCTACAACTCGCTGCGGCTCGAGCGCGGCGACGAGATCCTCGTCACCGACCAGGGATACGGCGCGATCACGATGGGCGCGCAGCGCCTGGCGCGCCGCTTCGGAGCATCCGTCCGCGCCGTCGAGCTGCCGTTGCTGGCCTCCGACGACGAGGTCGTGCAGCGCTTCGCCGATGCACTCACCTCCAGCACGCGCCTCATCGTGGTCGACCAGATCACCTCTCCGACGGCCCGGATGCTGCCCACCCGCCGCATCGCCGAGCTCGCCGCCGAGCGCGGCATCCGCACGCTCGTCGACGGCGCACATGCCCCAGGTCTCGTGCCGGATGCTGCCGCGGTCGCCGGCGGCGACTGGTGGTTCGGCAACCTGCACAAGTGGCCCTGCGCCCCTCGCGGCTCGGCGCTGCTCGTCACGAACGCGCCCGACCGCGACGACCTCTGGCCGCTGATCGACTCGTGGGCCGCGAACGAGCCGTACCCCGAGCGTTTCGACACCCAGGGCACGATCGACGCGACCACCTATCTCGCCACCCCCGCCTCGATCGAGTTCATCGAAGCCGAGTTCGGCTGGCACAACGCCCGACTGGCGATGGCGCAGATGGCGGATGCCGGTGCCGAGATCATCGCCGAGGGCCTGCGCCCCTACGGCGACGAGGACCCGCTCACCCCTCTCCCCTCACCCGTGCCCTCGATGCGGCTCGTGCGCCTGCCGCTCGGACTCGGCTCCACCCGCGAAGAGGCCGACGCCCTGCGCATGGACCTGCTCGACGAGACCGGCGTCGAGACCGCGTTCACGAGCTTCCGCGGCATCGGCTACTTCCGTCTGTCGGCGCACCTCTACACCGAGGCGTCCGACTTCGAGACCTTCGTCGAGCGCTGCATCCCGCAGATCCTGCGCCGAGCCGGCATCCGCACGAGTGCCGACTCCCTCATCGTTCCCTGACCCGACCCACCACAACCCACCACCACCCGACACACCACCACCAACTGAGAGGCACCTCGTGAAGAAGAACAGAATCTTGACGACCGCCGCGGGAATCGGCACCGTCGCCGCCCTCGCGCTCACCGGCTGTTCCGCAGGCGGCGGCGAATCCGCCGACGGCACCGTCACCCTGCAGATGGTCGAGAGCCTGACCAACCCTGCGCGCACCGACCTGATCCGCGGACTGCTCGACGAGTTCGAGGCCGACAACCCCAAGATCAAGGTCAACCTCGTCTCGCCGCCCACCGAGCAGGCCGACGCGAAGATCCAGCAGATGCTGCAGTCCGGCAAGGGCGTCGACGTCCTCGAGGTCCGCGACATCACGGTCGGTCCGTTCGCGAACAACGGCTGGCTGCACGACATCTCGGGCGACCTCGAGAAGTGGGACGGCTGGGATGCCCTGACCGACAACGCGCAGTCCGCATCCGTGGCCGCCGACGGCAAGAGCTACTTCGTGCCCTACGGCTTCTACGGCCTGTCGCTCTTCTACCGCACCGACCTGGTGAAGGATGCCGGCTTCGACGGCCCGCCGCACAGCTGGAAGGACCTGCTCGAGCAGGCCAGCGCCATCCAGGATCCGTCGAACAACATCTACGGCTACGCGTTCCGCGGCGGCCAGAACGCGAACAGCAACGTCGTCGCGGCGATCGAGGCGTACACGATCGACGACCTCGACGTCGACGACGCCTTCCTGATGGAGGACGGCTCGACGATCTTCGCGGCCCCCGAGGCGCAGGATGCCGTCGACGACTACTTCGACCTCTTCAAGGAGGCATCCCCGCCCTCGGCCGTGTCGTGGGGCTACCCCGAGATGGTCGCCGGCTTCACCAACGGCACCACGGCGTTCCTGCTGCAGGACCCCGAGGTCATCGCGACGGTGCAGGACTCGTCGCTCACCGAGGACCAGTGGGACACCGCCCCGCTGCTCGTCGGCCCGTCGGGCAAGGCCGCGCAGCCTCTGGCCGTCGCCGGCTGGGGCGTCGCGGAGAACAGCGAGCACCAGGATGCCGCGGTCAAGCTCGTCGAGTTCCTCTCGTCGGCCGAGCCCGCAACCGAGTTCGCACAGGCCAACAGCCTCGTGCCGATCATCTCGGATGCCGCGGACGACGAGTTCTACTCGACCGGCCCGTGGACCAGCTACGTCACCATGACCGAGGACCCCGAGACGTACGTCAACGTGCGTCAGCCGCGTGGCGTCAGCTGGTGGACCGAGTGGATCCAGAAGTCCGACCAGGACGTGCAGAACGTGCTCCTGGGCAACATGAGCACCTCCGAGCTGCTCGAGTCGTGGGACACCTTCTGGACCGAGAAGTACGCTGCGGAAAAGGGCTGATCCGTGACCCGGACCACTCTCGAAGGGGGCTCCGTCGGCACCGCCGGCGGGGCCTCCCCGGCATCCCGCCGGCGCCGCCCCTTCCGTGGCCGCCATGCGCTGACGCTGCTGGCCTTCATGGCCCCGGCGATCGTGTTCGTGTGCTGGTTCACCTACTGGCCCATGCTGCAGGGTGCACGCATGGCCTTCCACGACTGGAACCTCTGGGACCTCACGTCGACCCCCTGGGTGGGCTTCGACAACTTCGTCACCGTCTTCCAGGACCCGGCCTTCCCCACCGTCGCGTGGAACTCGGTGCTGTGGGTCGTCGGCTCGCTCGTGCCGCAGCTCGTGATCGGCTTCCTGATCGCGCTCGCACTGCGCAAGCGATTCCGCTTCCGCGGTCTCTACCAGGCGCTCGTGTTCTTCCCCTGGGCCGTCTCCGGCTTCCTGATCGGCATGCTGTTCCGCTGGATGTTCAACGCCGAGTTCGGCGTCGTGAACGACCTGCTCATGAAGGCGGGGGTGATCGACGCCCCGCTGCCCTGGCTGGCCGACCCGAAGCTCGCGATGTTCGCGGTCATCGTGGCCAACATCTGGTACGGAGTGACGTTCTTCGCGATCATGATCCTCGCCGCGCTCCAGTCGGTGCCTGACGAGATGCTCGAGGCTGCGAGCCTCGACGGCGCGGGCAAGGTGCGCCAGCTGTTCTCGATCATCATCCCGTACATCTCGATGACGCTGCTGCTGACGATCCTGCTGCGCATCATCTGGATCTTCAACTTCCCCGACATCATCTACGCGATGACGAACGGCGGACCGGCGAACCAGACGCACATCATCACGACGTGGATGATCAACTACACCCAGCAGGGCAACTACGGCATCGCGAGCGCGATCGGACTCATCGTCGTCGCGTTCCTGTTCGTGTTCTGCGCGTTCTACCTGATGGCGATGCGGAGGGTCCAGCGATGACCATCACCGGAACCACGGTCACCGAGACCCGGCGTCTCACCGTCCCCGACCTCGCGAAGGCCCCTCGACCGAAGCGCAAGGTCTCGGTCGGCGGCGTCGTGCGCGTCGTCGGGCTCGGCCTCTGGCTCATCATCACGCTGTTCCCGCTGTACTGGATCGCGCTGACGTCGTTCAAGTCGCCGGGGACGATCAACTCGTTCCCGATCGAGTACTGGCCCTCAGAGCCCTCGTTCGACAACTACGTGAGCCTGTTCCAGCAGAGCTCGTTCGGGGTCTTCCTCGGCAACTCGGCTCTCGTGGCGACGATCGCGGGTGCGGTGGCGACGCTGATCGCGCTGCTGAGCGCCTACGTGATCGCCCGCTTCGAGTTCCGCGGCAAGGGCACGGTGCTGGTCGCCTTCCTGCTGACGCAGATGATCCCCGCGTTCATCGCGCTCGGACCGCTGTACTCGATGATGACCGACCTCGGCCTGGTCGACACGAAACCCGGCCTGATCCTCGTGTACATCGCGGTCTGCATCCCTTTCTCCACCGTCATGCTCCGCGGGTTCTTCGAGAACGTCCCCGACGCACTCGAAGAGGCGGCGATGATCGACGGATGCTCGCGCTTCGGCGCCCTGTTCCGGGTGCTCGTCCCGGTGATGACCCCCGGCATCATCGCGGCATTCATCTTCAACTTCGTCAACTGCTGGAACGAGCTGTTCCTGTCGGTCGTGCTGATGAACACGGATGAGAACCGCACGGTGCCGTCGGCCCTGAACGGCTTCATCTCCACCTTCAACATCGACTGGGGTTCGATGAGCGCCGCCGCCGTGCTCACGATCCTGCCGACCATGGCGATGTTCGCTCTCGCGAGCCGCTGGATCGTGCAGGGTCTCACCGCCGGAGCGGTCAAGGAATAGGTTTCGAATCGCGCACTTTGCAGAAATCTCCCCCGAGAAACGACCAAGTGCGCGATTCGAAACCGGATGCGAACCACGACGAAGGCCGCCGTTCATCCGAACGGCGGCCTTCGTCGTGCGTGCGCCTGTCAGACCATGCGGGCCTTCGGCGACATCGAGTACGTGGCCTCGGCGTCGCGGTTGACCGTGTCGCCCAGTGCGGTGTCGATCGCGGCGAGAGTGTCGGCGTCGAGCGTCACACCCGAGGCCTTGACCGTGTCGGCGAGCTGCTCGGGGCGCGAGGCGCCGACGAGGGCTGCGGCGACGTTCGGGTTCTGCAGCACCCACGCGATCGCGAGCTGCGGCATCGACAGTCCCGCCTCCTCCGCGATCGGCTTGAGGCGCTGCACCGCGGTGAGGATGTCGTCCTTCAGGAAGCTCTTGATGAAGTCCGCTCCGCTGTGCGGGTCGGTCGCGCGCGAGCCGTCCGGCACTGGCTGACCGGGCAGGTACTTGCCCGAGAGCACGCCCTGCGCCATCGGCGACCAGACGATCTGCGAGATGCCGAGGTCCTGCGACGTCGGCACGACCTTGCCCTCGATCACGCGGTGCAGCATCGAGTACTGGGGCTGGTTCGAGATGAGCTGCACGCCGAGCTCCTTGGCGAGCGCGTGGCCGTCCTGCAGCTGCTCGGCCGTCCACTCGGAGACTCCGATGTAGAGAGCCTTGCCCTGGCGGACGACGTCGGCGAAGGCCTGGAACGTCTCTTCCAGCGGGGTCTCGTAGTCGAAGCGGTGGGCCTGGTAGAGGTCGACGTACTCGGTGCCGAGGCGCTTCAGCGAGCCGTTGATCGACTCGAGGATGTGCTTGCGGCTCAGCCCGGTGTCGTTCGGGCCCTTCGGACCGGTCGGGAAATAGACCTTCGTGAAGATCTCGAGGCTCTCGCGGCGCTGACCTTCGAGCGCCGTGCCGAGCACGACCTCAGCCGCGGTGTTCGCGTAGGTGTCGGCCGTGTCGAACGTGGTGATGCCGGCGTCGAGCGCCGCGTGGACGGTCTTGACGGCGGCGTCGTCGCCGACCTGTGAAGCGTGGGTGACCCAGTTGCCGTAGGTGATCTCAGAGACCTTGAGACCGCTGTTGCCGAGATAGCGATAGTTGACCATGTCACAACGCTACCGGCCGGCGCAGGGGTCGGGCCCGGATCCCGTGACCGGTCTCAGACCAGCATCCGTCCGCTCCTGTCGCAGTTGGAGCCGCCCAGCGCGAGCATCCGACCGTTCCCGTCGCAGGTCGCGCCGCCCGGCGCGAGCAGCGCCCGCTCCTGTCGCAGTTAGAGGCGCCCAGCGCGAGCATCCGTCCGCTCCCGTCGCAGTTCGAGCCGCCCAGCGCGAGCATCCGTCCGCTCCCGTCGCAGTTCGTGCCGCCCGGCGCGCGCACGAGCGGCACAAACTGCGACCGGAACCCCACGACCTCGCACCGAAGCGGCACCAACTGCGACCGAAGCACCGAAGCACCGGTCCAGGCACCGAAGCGGCACCGGACCCGGCGGTCTCAGACGCGGGGCTCGACCAGCTGCTCCTGCTCCGCGAGCGTCTGCGCCTGGGCACGCTTCTCGGCGAGCTCGCGCTCCTCGGCCTGCGCGCGCTCCTGCGCGGCCTGCTCGGCCTCCTTGCGCTCGGCACGGGTCTGCGGCTCGCTCGGCCCGGCTTCGGCTTGGATGCCCTGCGACTGCTCGTTCACGATCGCCGCGCGGTCGCGGAAGCCTTCGGCGGTGACCTTGTCGAGGGCGACCTGCTTGCGGATCGCGGCCGCCTTCTCGTAGAGCGACGGGTCGCCGTACGACGTGAGCACCTTCACGAGCACCGGCAGCAGCTCGATCATGAAGAACAGGGCGGCGATCAGGATGTGCGCCCACAGGATCGTGGGCTCCTTCTCGCTGAGCCTGTTCAGTCCGCTGATCTGGCTGAGCAGTCCGATCGCGCCCGCGTTGCCGGATGCCACCGACTCGGCGCGTGCGTTGTAGGCGGCG contains the following coding sequences:
- a CDS encoding PLP-dependent cysteine synthase family protein gives rise to the protein MSDWTSTAIALLEADANRSADTHLHLFPLPPEWGIDLYLKDESVHPTGSLKHRLARSLILYGLVNGHITEHSTLVESSSGSTAVSEAYFARMLGLPFVTVVPRSTSQEKIDLIEFYGGRCHFVDRAEDMSPEAQRLASECHGHYLDQFTYAERATDWRGNNNIAESVFSQLSQERHPIPRWIVVGAGTGGTSATFGRYVKYRRHATQIAVVDPEGSAFYDGWAGTVDPPAGRPSRIEGIGRPRVEASFVPTVIDEMIRVPDAGSIAAIRMLRERTLHLAGGSTGTNLYGAFQLIARMRAAGESGSIVTLICDSGIRYAGTYFNDEWVAEQGWDLAPHRARLDHLLETGVWVD
- a CDS encoding FadR/GntR family transcriptional regulator gives rise to the protein MSALDTALHGLRTLIADGALRPGDRLPSEGELCETLGVSRGSLREAIRMLAALGVLDTRHGSGSYVSELRAADLIGSLSLTVGLLPMAGVLELTELRRVLEPHAAALAAARIDAATIEELSGVLDEIEASDDFEDHSRLDHAFHMTISEVAGNDALTSLIDVLRSRSRAYRIPDAGDAAELKLHSDAGHRAILRGLAAADPVAASAAASAHVAQTEYWVRRYTDTDAPAPVAAPTAE
- a CDS encoding ABC transporter substrate-binding protein → MKKNRILTTAAGIGTVAALALTGCSAGGGESADGTVTLQMVESLTNPARTDLIRGLLDEFEADNPKIKVNLVSPPTEQADAKIQQMLQSGKGVDVLEVRDITVGPFANNGWLHDISGDLEKWDGWDALTDNAQSASVAADGKSYFVPYGFYGLSLFYRTDLVKDAGFDGPPHSWKDLLEQASAIQDPSNNIYGYAFRGGQNANSNVVAAIEAYTIDDLDVDDAFLMEDGSTIFAAPEAQDAVDDYFDLFKEASPPSAVSWGYPEMVAGFTNGTTAFLLQDPEVIATVQDSSLTEDQWDTAPLLVGPSGKAAQPLAVAGWGVAENSEHQDAAVKLVEFLSSAEPATEFAQANSLVPIISDAADDEFYSTGPWTSYVTMTEDPETYVNVRQPRGVSWWTEWIQKSDQDVQNVLLGNMSTSELLESWDTFWTEKYAAEKG
- a CDS encoding GNAT family N-acetyltransferase, which produces MTDDISLSIADHLTPGDLQRIEALLPQLSRTAGFDSERMLALIDSPNADLFLARESGRILGMATLTTAPLVSGWHATIEDVVVVEDARGRGIARLLLEAIIDETGRRGIPTLDLTSRPSRESALRLYESVGFVRRDTNVLRFAPRSD
- a CDS encoding carbohydrate ABC transporter permease, which codes for MTRTTLEGGSVGTAGGASPASRRRRPFRGRHALTLLAFMAPAIVFVCWFTYWPMLQGARMAFHDWNLWDLTSTPWVGFDNFVTVFQDPAFPTVAWNSVLWVVGSLVPQLVIGFLIALALRKRFRFRGLYQALVFFPWAVSGFLIGMLFRWMFNAEFGVVNDLLMKAGVIDAPLPWLADPKLAMFAVIVANIWYGVTFFAIMILAALQSVPDEMLEAASLDGAGKVRQLFSIIIPYISMTLLLTILLRIIWIFNFPDIIYAMTNGGPANQTHIITTWMINYTQQGNYGIASAIGLIVVAFLFVFCAFYLMAMRRVQR
- a CDS encoding aminotransferase class V-fold PLP-dependent enzyme; the encoded protein is MPAPAFPAPLTLNSGMRARDAWPLDPDVIHLNHGSFGAVPTAVVEQQDALRRRADLSPVEWFPRIAERVQQARERTAPFVGAYAEDSVFVPNASAAATVVYNSLRLERGDEILVTDQGYGAITMGAQRLARRFGASVRAVELPLLASDDEVVQRFADALTSSTRLIVVDQITSPTARMLPTRRIAELAAERGIRTLVDGAHAPGLVPDAAAVAGGDWWFGNLHKWPCAPRGSALLVTNAPDRDDLWPLIDSWAANEPYPERFDTQGTIDATTYLATPASIEFIEAEFGWHNARLAMAQMADAGAEIIAEGLRPYGDEDPLTPLPSPVPSMRLVRLPLGLGSTREEADALRMDLLDETGVETAFTSFRGIGYFRLSAHLYTEASDFETFVERCIPQILRRAGIRTSADSLIVP
- a CDS encoding glycine cleavage system protein R; amino-acid sequence: MTTLILTVAGADRPGLVAAVADVVDAHGGNWENSSLAELAGTFAGVIEVSVSSEHSEGLQAALRELQGQGLLTLAVLTGAPAIDADDQVLEISVLGNDRSGIVREVSNVLNAHELSIEELATETRDAAMAGGRLFEASVIARVPASVDLDALRRDLERIATEIQVDITLA
- a CDS encoding aldo/keto reductase family protein; translation: MVNYRYLGNSGLKVSEITYGNWVTHASQVGDDAAVKTVHAALDAGITTFDTADTYANTAAEVVLGTALEGQRRESLEIFTKVYFPTGPKGPNDTGLSRKHILESINGSLKRLGTEYVDLYQAHRFDYETPLEETFQAFADVVRQGKALYIGVSEWTAEQLQDGHALAKELGVQLISNQPQYSMLHRVIEGKVVPTSQDLGISQIVWSPMAQGVLSGKYLPGQPVPDGSRATDPHSGADFIKSFLKDDILTAVQRLKPIAEEAGLSMPQLAIAWVLQNPNVAAALVGASRPEQLADTVKASGVTLDADTLAAIDTALGDTVNRDAEATYSMSPKARMV
- a CDS encoding carbohydrate ABC transporter permease codes for the protein MTITGTTVTETRRLTVPDLAKAPRPKRKVSVGGVVRVVGLGLWLIITLFPLYWIALTSFKSPGTINSFPIEYWPSEPSFDNYVSLFQQSSFGVFLGNSALVATIAGAVATLIALLSAYVIARFEFRGKGTVLVAFLLTQMIPAFIALGPLYSMMTDLGLVDTKPGLILVYIAVCIPFSTVMLRGFFENVPDALEEAAMIDGCSRFGALFRVLVPVMTPGIIAAFIFNFVNCWNELFLSVVLMNTDENRTVPSALNGFISTFNIDWGSMSAAAVLTILPTMAMFALASRWIVQGLTAGAVKE